The following are from one region of the Nicotiana tomentosiformis chromosome 7, ASM39032v3, whole genome shotgun sequence genome:
- the LOC104088684 gene encoding G-type lectin S-receptor-like serine/threonine-protein kinase At4g27290 isoform X1 produces the protein MKGRPSLVFCSIFFSILIISTALDTITTDKPIRDGDTIVSAGGVYELGFFSPGNSKNRYVGIWYKKISPRTVVWVANRNIPLNDTSGVLTLRPNGILVLINSSNASIWSSNSSRSLKNAEARLLDSGNLVVSDGNDRDPEINFAWQSFDYPGNTLLPGMKLGRNLVTGMDWYISSWKSTDDPAPGECIERLDSHGYPQFFVWKNSSIVFSTGPWNGIAFSSSPNIKPTIYYTFGFVINQQEIYFKYELNEPLPTRIVINQAGTVDQLTWIERSHSWLLYVATQSDTCDRFSLCGPYASCNINNSPPCDCLQGFEPRYPNQWYAADWSSGCVRRTSLACNQDGFLKLTGIKMPNSRHSWYNQSMDLEGCKKMCLAYCNCTAYSNLDVRNGGSGCLLWFGELIDIRELSHIEQDLFVRVAASELDSDGNRRRKRSALIAIISAVVAAFILSFVAWFSFQRKNRRTEKYTRGAEVGNEDPELPLFDLVTVTSATKNFSSANVIGEGGFGPVYKGILPNGQDIAVKRLSKYSGQGVQELKNEIVLISKLQHRNLVKLLGCCLEGEERMLIYEFMPNTSLDYFIFDPSRDPSLPWKNRFEIAMGISRGLLYLHQDSRFRIIHRDLKTSNILLDSDLNAKISDFGLAKSFGGDQMEGKTKRVIGTYGYMSPEYAVDGKYSVKSDVFSIGVIILEIISGRRNRKFRHLEHHHNLLGHAWLLWNEGKALELMDECLKESFSESQVLRCIQVGLLCVQKLPEDRPTMASVVFWLGNEGLALPQPKQPGFFIERNSMESTESAEFIS, from the exons ATGAAAGGGCGACCTTCTTTAGTTTTTTGCTCCATTTTTTTTTCCATCTTAATAATTTCCACAGCATTAGACACGATCACTACAGATAAACCCATTAGAGATGGTGACACAATTGTTTCAGCTGGTGGAGTTTATGAACTTGGATTTTTCAGCCCTGGAAATTCCAAGAATCGCTATGTTGGGATATGGTACAAGAAGATATCACCTAGAACTGTCGTCTGggttgccaacagaaacattccTCTGAATGACACTTCAGGAGTGTTAACACTAAGACCCAATGGAATTCTTGTACTTATCAACAGTTCCAATGCTTCAATTTGGTCATCAAACTCGTCAAGATCCTTAAAGAATGCAGAAGCACGGCTCCTGGACTCTGGGAACCTTGTTGTCAGTGATGGAAATGATAGAGATCCTGAAATTAATTTCGCGTGGCAGAGTTTTGATTATCCAGGTAATACTTTATTACCTGGCATGAAGCTTGGACGTAACTTGGTTACGGGCATGGATTGGTACATATCGTCATGGAAGAGCACCGATGATCCTGCTCCTGGTGAATGTATAGAACGTCTTGATTCTCATGGATACCCGCAATTTTTCGTGTGGAAAAATTCGTCTATAGTATTTAGCACAGGGCCATGGAATGGTATTGCATTTAGTTCTAGTCCTAATATTAAGCCAACTATATATTACACTTTCGGGTTTGTCATTAACCAGCAGGAAATTTACTTCAAATATGAGCTTAATGAGCCCCTGCCCACCAGGATTGTGATCAACCAGGCTGGGACGGTAGATCAACTAACATGGATTGAGCGCAGTCACAGCTGGTTACTCTACGTGGCAACACAATCTGATACTTGTGATCGTTTTTCTTTATGTGGTCCTTATGCTAGTTGCAACATCAATAACTCTCCTCCATGTGACTGTTTACAAGGTTTTGAACCTAG GTATCCTAATCAATGGTATGCAGCGGACTGGTCTAGTGGTTGTGTAAGGAGAACTTCTTTGGCTTGTAACCAAGATGGTTTTCTTAAATTGACGGGTATTAAGATGCCGAATTCTAGACACTCGTGGTATAATCAGAGCATGGACCTTGAAGGATGCAAAAAAATGTGCTTGGCTTATTGCAATTGTACAGCCTACTCAAATCTTGATGTTAGAAATGGCGGAAGTGGATGCTTACTCTGGTTTGGAGAACTCATTGATATTAGAGAGTTGAGCCACATTGAGCAAGACCTGTTCGTGAGAGTCGCTGCTTCAGAATTAG ACTCAGACGGGAATCGGAGGAGAAAGAGGTCAGCCCTGATTGCGATCATTTCAGCAGTGGTAGCAGCTTTTATCCTCAGCTTTGTAGCTTGGTTTTCCTTCCAAAGAAAGAACAGAAGAACAGAAAAATATACTAGAG GTGCAGAAGTTGGAAACGAAGATCCCGAGTTGCCATTGTTTGATTTAGTTACTGTTACTAGTGCCACTAAAAACTTCTCTTCTGCTAATGTGATTGGTGAGGGTGGCTTTGGACCAGTTTACAAG GGTATCCTACCAAATGGACAAGATATAGCAGTAAAGAGGCTATCAAAGTATTCTGGACAAGGCGTTCAAGAGTTAAAAAATGAAATCGTTCTCATTTCCAAGCTGCAGCACAGGAACCTTGTCAAGCTTTTGGGCTGTTGCCTTGAAGGAGAAGAAAGGATGCTAATCTATGAGTTTATGCCAAACACGAGCTTGGACTATTTCATTTTTG ATCCAAGCAGAGATCCCTCACTTCCATGGAAGAACCGCTTTGAAATTGCTATGGGAATATCTCGAGGTCTTCTTTATCTTCACCAGGACTCAAGATTTAGAATTATTCATAGAGACCTCAAGACCAGCAACATTTTATTAGATAGTGACTTGAATGCCAAAATTTCTGACTTCGGCCTTGCCAAAAGTTTTGGCGGAGACCAAATGGAAGGAAAAACTAAGAGAGTAATAGGGACATA TGGATATATGTCCCCAGAATATGCTGTTGATGGGAAATATTCAGTAAAATCAGATGTATTCAGTATTGGCGTAATCATTCTAGAAATAATTAGTGGCAGAAGGAACAGGAAATTTCGTCATTTGGAACATCATCACAATCTTTTGGGACAT GCATGGTTACTTTGGAATGAAGGCAAAGCGTTGGAACTGATGGACGAATGTTTGAAAGAATCATTTTCAGAATCTCAAGTATTGAGATGCATTCAGGTTGGTTTGTTGTGCGTCCAAAAACTGCCAGAGGATAGGCCTACAATGGCATCAGTAGTTTTCTGGTTGGGAAATGAAGGTCTGGCTCTTCCTCAACCAAAGCAGCCTGGTTTTTTTATAGAGAGGAATTCAATGGAATCAACAGAGTCAGCTGAATTTATCAGTTAA
- the LOC104088684 gene encoding G-type lectin S-receptor-like serine/threonine-protein kinase At4g27290 isoform X2, which yields MKGRPSLVFCSIFFSILIISTALDTITTDKPIRDGDTIVSAGGVYELGFFSPGNSKNRYVGIWYKKISPRTVVWVANRNIPLNDTSGVLTLRPNGILVLINSSNASIWSSNSSRSLKNAEARLLDSGNLVVSDGNDRDPEINFAWQSFDYPGNTLLPGMKLGRNLVTGMDWYISSWKSTDDPAPGECIERLDSHGYPQFFVWKNSSIVFSTGPWNGIAFSSSPNIKPTIYYTFGFVINQQEIYFKYELNEPLPTRIVINQAGTVDQLTWIERSHSWLLYVATQSDTCDRFSLCGPYASCNINNSPPCDCLQGFEPRYPNQWYAADWSSGCVRRTSLACNQDGFLKLTGIKMPNSRHSWYNQSMDLEGCKKMCLAYCNCTAYSNLDVRNGGSGCLLWFGELIDIRELSHIEQDLFVRVAASELDSDGNRRRKRSALIAIISAVVAAFILSFVAWFSFQRKNRRTEKYTRGAEVGNEDPELPLFDLVTVTSATKNFSSANVIGEGGFGPVYKGILPNGQDIAVKRLSKYSGQGVQELKNEIVLISKLQHRNLVKLLGCCLEGEERMLIYEFMPNTSLDYFIFDPSRDPSLPWKNRFEIAMGISRGLLYLHQDSRFRIIHRDLKTSNILLDSDLNAKISDFGLAKSFGGDQMEGKTKRVIGT from the exons ATGAAAGGGCGACCTTCTTTAGTTTTTTGCTCCATTTTTTTTTCCATCTTAATAATTTCCACAGCATTAGACACGATCACTACAGATAAACCCATTAGAGATGGTGACACAATTGTTTCAGCTGGTGGAGTTTATGAACTTGGATTTTTCAGCCCTGGAAATTCCAAGAATCGCTATGTTGGGATATGGTACAAGAAGATATCACCTAGAACTGTCGTCTGggttgccaacagaaacattccTCTGAATGACACTTCAGGAGTGTTAACACTAAGACCCAATGGAATTCTTGTACTTATCAACAGTTCCAATGCTTCAATTTGGTCATCAAACTCGTCAAGATCCTTAAAGAATGCAGAAGCACGGCTCCTGGACTCTGGGAACCTTGTTGTCAGTGATGGAAATGATAGAGATCCTGAAATTAATTTCGCGTGGCAGAGTTTTGATTATCCAGGTAATACTTTATTACCTGGCATGAAGCTTGGACGTAACTTGGTTACGGGCATGGATTGGTACATATCGTCATGGAAGAGCACCGATGATCCTGCTCCTGGTGAATGTATAGAACGTCTTGATTCTCATGGATACCCGCAATTTTTCGTGTGGAAAAATTCGTCTATAGTATTTAGCACAGGGCCATGGAATGGTATTGCATTTAGTTCTAGTCCTAATATTAAGCCAACTATATATTACACTTTCGGGTTTGTCATTAACCAGCAGGAAATTTACTTCAAATATGAGCTTAATGAGCCCCTGCCCACCAGGATTGTGATCAACCAGGCTGGGACGGTAGATCAACTAACATGGATTGAGCGCAGTCACAGCTGGTTACTCTACGTGGCAACACAATCTGATACTTGTGATCGTTTTTCTTTATGTGGTCCTTATGCTAGTTGCAACATCAATAACTCTCCTCCATGTGACTGTTTACAAGGTTTTGAACCTAG GTATCCTAATCAATGGTATGCAGCGGACTGGTCTAGTGGTTGTGTAAGGAGAACTTCTTTGGCTTGTAACCAAGATGGTTTTCTTAAATTGACGGGTATTAAGATGCCGAATTCTAGACACTCGTGGTATAATCAGAGCATGGACCTTGAAGGATGCAAAAAAATGTGCTTGGCTTATTGCAATTGTACAGCCTACTCAAATCTTGATGTTAGAAATGGCGGAAGTGGATGCTTACTCTGGTTTGGAGAACTCATTGATATTAGAGAGTTGAGCCACATTGAGCAAGACCTGTTCGTGAGAGTCGCTGCTTCAGAATTAG ACTCAGACGGGAATCGGAGGAGAAAGAGGTCAGCCCTGATTGCGATCATTTCAGCAGTGGTAGCAGCTTTTATCCTCAGCTTTGTAGCTTGGTTTTCCTTCCAAAGAAAGAACAGAAGAACAGAAAAATATACTAGAG GTGCAGAAGTTGGAAACGAAGATCCCGAGTTGCCATTGTTTGATTTAGTTACTGTTACTAGTGCCACTAAAAACTTCTCTTCTGCTAATGTGATTGGTGAGGGTGGCTTTGGACCAGTTTACAAG GGTATCCTACCAAATGGACAAGATATAGCAGTAAAGAGGCTATCAAAGTATTCTGGACAAGGCGTTCAAGAGTTAAAAAATGAAATCGTTCTCATTTCCAAGCTGCAGCACAGGAACCTTGTCAAGCTTTTGGGCTGTTGCCTTGAAGGAGAAGAAAGGATGCTAATCTATGAGTTTATGCCAAACACGAGCTTGGACTATTTCATTTTTG ATCCAAGCAGAGATCCCTCACTTCCATGGAAGAACCGCTTTGAAATTGCTATGGGAATATCTCGAGGTCTTCTTTATCTTCACCAGGACTCAAGATTTAGAATTATTCATAGAGACCTCAAGACCAGCAACATTTTATTAGATAGTGACTTGAATGCCAAAATTTCTGACTTCGGCCTTGCCAAAAGTTTTGGCGGAGACCAAATGGAAGGAAAAACTAAGAGAGTAATAGGGACATA A
- the LOC104088704 gene encoding uncharacterized protein has product MSAYEELGMFLMICAHGVGNQLVQENFQHSGETIHRHFYSVLKAIGKLARDIIQPHLSYNDGAGDHKPCNKRYLPLFKAGWEGVAHDNRIFGEALRRPELNFSHPSGDKYYLVDVGYSHIKRYMAPYKGDNKYCRANIWGIESKVVYFARYAFFYHYDTQRDIVLATMAIHNYIKKKCKVDNAFQEAENERYVPHVDPDVGRFTRVNVANEENVENQGDNNIWMAIRDLIAQDIYDS; this is encoded by the exons ATGTCTGCCTATGAGGAGTTAGGGATGTTCTTGATGATTTGTGCACATGGTGTCGGAAATCAATTGGTACAAGAGAATTTTCAACATTCAGGAGAAACAATTCATAGGCATTTTTATAGTGTTCTAAAGGCCATTGGTAAGCTTGCAAGAGACATAATTCAACCACATCTAAGTTATAATGATGGTGCAGGAGATCACAAGCCATGTAATAAACGATATCTCCCTTTATTTAAA GCTGGGTGGGAAGGAGTAGCTCATGATAACCGTATATTTGGTGAGGCACTTCGTAGACCCGAACTGAATTTTTCACATCCATCTGGGGACAAATATTATCTTGTTGATGTAGGATATTCACACATAAAGAGATATATGGCTCCATATAAAGGGGATAAT AAATATTGTAGAGCGAACATTTGGGGTATAGAAAGCAAGGTGGTGTATTTTGCGAGATATGCCTTTTTTTATCATTATGACACTCAAAGAGATATCGTATTGGCTACAATGGCGATTCATAATTACATTAAAAAGAAATGTAAGGTGGACAATGCATTCCAAGAAGCCGAGAACGAGAGATATGTGCCACATGTTGATCCTGATGTTGGAAGATTCACAAGAGTTAACGTTGCAAATGAAGAAAATGTAGAAAATCAAGgagataataatatttggatggCAATTCGTGATCTGATTGCTCAAGATATTTATGATAGTTGA